A genomic window from Sporosarcina sp. Marseille-Q4063 includes:
- a CDS encoding alpha-amylase family glycosyl hydrolase: MKSNRWFGLLLSMTLILSIIYPTGVFAKNDRTLQDESIYDLLVDRFNDGNYDNNEGVDPRDMNAFSGGDFAGITDKLDYIVQMGFTLVSIGPVFSTATYDGNEVLDYEKLEPYFGTDEEFTNMIDSLKKEKIGVVADFPLSEVSENHTWVKNDLVPTIPAGDGTVNWDSSNPATKEMIIDAVVSFVDKYKLAGIRLTKLGDFDEDFLNEVIAEIKKADDTIYVMSTEESAANFDTVPNIEKMEALKQSYVQVNPDSSPLQLFEDNKGTELIQFDELTGPRFTYEMFSLRMFPPTRWKIAATALFTLPGVPVVPYGSEIAVNGKEAPESHPISNFKTDMELQEYIGDLNSLRNKSDTIRNGDFEMLHNKDGFTIFKRSSDEETWIVALNNTSKTENFVIDEDVIGENKRMRGVVGGDMIKQSKDGKYRVVLERELAEVYIVDKDKGFNTPYLIASILVYVLFLGFLWSVWRRGKKNKAEELE, from the coding sequence GTGAAAAGTAATAGATGGTTTGGGCTACTTTTATCAATGACTTTGATTTTATCTATAATTTATCCAACAGGGGTATTCGCAAAAAATGATCGAACGCTTCAAGATGAAAGCATATACGACTTACTAGTCGACCGATTTAATGACGGGAATTACGACAATAATGAAGGCGTTGATCCTCGAGACATGAACGCATTCAGCGGCGGAGACTTCGCGGGGATTACTGACAAATTGGATTATATTGTTCAAATGGGCTTTACATTAGTTTCAATTGGTCCCGTATTTAGCACAGCAACCTATGACGGAAATGAAGTGCTCGATTACGAAAAGCTTGAACCGTATTTCGGAACAGATGAAGAATTCACTAATATGATTGACTCCTTGAAGAAAGAAAAGATTGGCGTTGTTGCTGATTTTCCATTAAGCGAGGTCAGCGAGAATCATACATGGGTAAAGAATGATCTTGTACCTACTATACCAGCAGGCGATGGAACTGTTAACTGGGATAGCTCGAATCCAGCGACCAAAGAAATGATAATCGATGCAGTTGTTTCATTCGTGGACAAGTACAAGTTAGCTGGAATTCGTTTAACAAAATTAGGCGATTTCGATGAAGACTTTTTAAATGAAGTAATCGCTGAAATAAAAAAAGCAGATGACACAATTTATGTAATGTCGACAGAAGAATCCGCTGCTAATTTTGACACGGTACCTAATATCGAAAAAATGGAAGCGCTAAAGCAATCGTATGTACAGGTAAATCCTGATTCATCTCCTCTTCAATTATTTGAGGATAACAAAGGAACGGAATTAATCCAATTCGATGAATTAACGGGGCCGCGTTTTACATATGAAATGTTTTCTTTGAGGATGTTTCCGCCTACAAGATGGAAAATAGCGGCGACTGCATTATTCACGTTACCTGGTGTACCTGTGGTGCCTTATGGATCTGAAATTGCGGTAAACGGGAAAGAAGCACCCGAAAGCCATCCGATTTCAAACTTTAAAACAGATATGGAGTTACAAGAGTATATCGGAGATTTAAACTCTTTACGAAACAAGTCAGACACAATTCGTAATGGGGACTTCGAGATGCTGCATAACAAAGATGGCTTTACAATTTTTAAACGTTCATCAGATGAAGAGACGTGGATTGTTGCACTGAACAATACATCTAAAACCGAGAATTTTGTAATCGATGAGGACGTTATCGGTGAAAATAAAAGAATGCGCGGCGTTGTCGGCGGCGATATGATTAAACAATCAAAAGACGGGAAGTACCGGGTTGTTCTCGAACGAGAATTGGCTGAAGTATATATCGTAGATAAAGACAAAGGCTTTAACACCCCTTATTTAATTGCCTCAATTCTTGTTTATGTATTGTTCCTAGGATTCCTTTGGTCAGTATGGAGAAGAGGGAAGAAAAATAAAGCAGAAGAACTGGAATAA
- a CDS encoding DegV family protein, with protein sequence MRIFADSASDLPKSFFTENDVALIPLHVLIDGKEYEDIVEIDSREVYKTIRNGGQPKTSQVSPEELLERWTELSKSGEEGIYIAFSSELSGTYNTAVMMRDQVKEDNKDLNLLIIDSKCASLGYGLLIKEAVRLRNAGETLEEIEEKIRFMSEHMEHLFTVEDLDYMARGGRVSKASAFIGGLLNIKPLLHVEGGKLVPIEKHRGRKRVLRRIVELMEERGDNLSKQTIAISHGDDEAIALELKALVEEKFQPKSIDIHIIGSVIGAHAGPGTVSIFFLNKVE encoded by the coding sequence ATGAGAATATTTGCAGACAGCGCTTCAGATTTACCGAAATCATTTTTTACTGAAAATGATGTTGCGTTAATTCCGCTACATGTATTAATTGACGGGAAAGAGTATGAAGATATCGTCGAAATAGATTCCCGTGAAGTGTATAAAACGATTCGAAACGGTGGACAACCCAAAACATCACAAGTTTCTCCTGAAGAATTGTTGGAAAGATGGACCGAACTTTCGAAATCCGGCGAAGAAGGTATTTATATTGCGTTTTCATCTGAATTATCGGGTACATATAACACCGCGGTAATGATGCGTGACCAGGTCAAAGAGGATAACAAAGATTTGAACTTGCTCATCATTGATTCAAAATGCGCCTCACTTGGGTATGGACTTCTTATAAAAGAAGCCGTTCGACTTCGAAATGCGGGCGAAACGCTGGAAGAAATCGAAGAAAAGATTCGATTTATGTCGGAACATATGGAACATCTATTTACCGTTGAGGATCTCGATTATATGGCACGCGGCGGAAGAGTATCAAAGGCTAGCGCATTCATCGGTGGATTATTAAATATTAAACCCTTATTGCATGTAGAAGGCGGAAAGTTAGTTCCTATAGAAAAACATCGCGGCCGTAAAAGAGTATTGCGCCGCATCGTTGAGTTAATGGAAGAACGCGGCGATAACTTATCCAAACAAACCATTGCCATCAGTCACGGCGATGATGAAGCGATTGCGCTCGAATTGAAAGCATTAGTTGAGGAAAAGTTTCAACCAAAAAGCATTGATATTCACATCATCGGTTCGGTTATCGGGGCACATGCCGGACCTGGTACAGTTTCAATCTTTTTCCTGAATAAAGTCGAATAA
- a CDS encoding YisL family protein, with protein MIHFHIFTWVVGIILFLVAAVMANGSKGRKIVHMSSRLFYVLILLSGVMLFMESSSLGLDPALYGVKFLLGFVTIGLMEMVLVRSSKEKNVTTLWIFFFIFLFATMFLGFKLPMGITWFA; from the coding sequence ATGATACATTTTCATATTTTTACATGGGTCGTTGGAATTATTTTATTCCTTGTAGCTGCCGTAATGGCGAATGGCTCAAAGGGACGAAAAATTGTTCATATGAGCAGTAGATTATTTTATGTGCTGATTTTATTGTCGGGTGTAATGTTGTTCATGGAATCCTCCAGCCTGGGACTGGATCCAGCCCTATACGGAGTTAAATTCTTATTAGGATTTGTTACAATCGGTCTAATGGAAATGGTGCTAGTTCGTTCGAGCAAAGAGAAAAACGTTACGACATTATGGATTTTCTTTTTCATCTTTCTATTCGCAACCATGTTCCTCGGATTCAAACTACCGATGGGGATTACCTGGTTCGCTTAA
- a CDS encoding IS3 family transposase (programmed frameshift), protein MSKYTKEFKLLVAKRYEHENISYRDLAEKVGVDNSVIRYWVLLFRHHGDNAFDFPYTNYPGAFKLRVIQFINETDYSIREASAIFHIPDPSMVRRWKKRWETAGEGALEIKEKGPSTMKSRNQKKSTSKDLVDQSREAMEKELEYLRMENAYLKKLGSLSSGRKITKKIKTKVIFLLRHEFPVNKMVKIAGIARSTYYNIVNSFKQPDPDRKWKRRINFIYHRHKGRLGYRRITDVLNEKGHTINKKKVLRIMRDLGLQCIVRMKKYKSYKGAFGKAAPNILNRNFKAEKPNEKWVTDVTEFKLFGQKLYLSPILDLFNGEIITYTLQSRPTFDLVETMLKQSLEYVKEDDELLIHSDQGWHYRMPQYCQILKEYNITQSMSRKGNCYDNAVIENFFGILKYEFLFLQEFDDLEHFKEELEQYIYYYNHLRIKSRLERKSPMGYRKKYELAA, encoded by the exons ATGTCCAAGTATACAAAAGAATTTAAACTTCTAGTAGCCAAACGTTATGAACATGAAAATATTAGTTACCGAGACCTGGCAGAAAAGGTCGGAGTCGACAACTCTGTAATTCGTTACTGGGTGCTACTGTTTCGACATCATGGTGATAATGCATTCGATTTTCCCTATACAAACTATCCAGGAGCCTTTAAACTAAGGGTAATTCAATTTATCAATGAAACGGATTACTCTATTCGAGAGGCATCGGCTATTTTCCATATCCCGGATCCTAGTATGGTTCGTAGGTGGAAGAAAAGGTGGGAGACAGCTGGTGAAGGTGCCCTTGAAATAAAAGAAAAGGGGCCTTCTACAATGAAATCTCGCAATCAAAAGAAAAGCACTTCCAAAGATCTTGTCGACCAATCAAGAGAAGCCATGGAAAAAGAACTCGAATATCTTCGTATGGAGAATGCCTATCTAAAAAAGCTGG GAAGCCTTAGTTCAGGAAGAAAGATCACCAAAAAGATTAAAACGAAAGTAATATTTCTACTAAGGCATGAATTCCCAGTGAACAAGATGGTAAAGATAGCCGGTATTGCAAGAAGCACCTACTACAACATCGTAAATAGTTTCAAGCAGCCAGACCCCGACCGGAAGTGGAAGAGAAGAATCAACTTCATCTACCACCGACACAAAGGGCGCCTTGGGTATCGACGCATCACCGACGTCCTGAACGAAAAAGGACACACGATAAACAAGAAGAAAGTTCTTCGGATTATGCGAGACCTGGGGCTTCAATGTATTGTCCGAATGAAGAAGTACAAATCCTATAAAGGTGCATTCGGGAAAGCAGCCCCAAATATCTTGAACCGCAATTTCAAAGCGGAAAAACCCAACGAAAAATGGGTTACAGACGTTACAGAATTTAAATTATTTGGACAGAAATTATATCTCTCTCCTATTTTAGACCTGTTCAACGGCGAAATCATTACCTATACGCTTCAATCGAGGCCTACGTTTGATTTAGTGGAAACAATGTTAAAGCAGTCACTTGAATACGTAAAAGAAGACGATGAGCTCTTGATCCACTCAGATCAAGGCTGGCATTATCGAATGCCACAATATTGTCAGATACTAAAGGAATACAACATCACACAGAGCATGTCGCGAAAAGGAAACTGTTACGACAATGCCGTCATCGAGAACTTTTTCGGAATCCTTAAATATGAATTCCTGTTCCTGCAGGAGTTCGATGATCTTGAACACTTTAAAGAGGAACTAGAACAGTATATCTATTATTATAATCATTTAAGAATCAAGTCCAGATTAGAGCGGAAAAGCCCAATGGGCTATCGGAAAAAATACGAACTCGCTGCTTAG
- a CDS encoding fumarylacetoacetate hydrolase family protein, with translation MKLLSFQLEGQTLYGPKVKREEAVWDALALATHYGDTSLPKTIIEGVALGLDFVESIRKLVNRAEKDGDANEYKYSFSTIDWLAPIPRTPKNIICVGKNYFDHATEMGDEAAPEKLMIFTKSPTTIAADEQQLPIHSEVTDNLDYEGELAVVICKQGHNIPKQLAYDYIFGYTIANDITARDIQTAHGQFFLGKSLNGSCPMGPYLVTKDELPNPNNLSIVTKVNDEIRQNSNTEVMIFKIDQIIAEVSRFVTLEPGDVILTGTPSGVGKGMNPPVFLKEEDTVNISIEGIGTLSNRFV, from the coding sequence ATGAAATTGTTATCGTTTCAATTGGAAGGTCAGACATTGTACGGTCCGAAAGTAAAAAGGGAAGAAGCGGTATGGGATGCGTTGGCTTTAGCAACCCATTACGGGGACACTAGTTTACCGAAGACAATCATCGAAGGTGTTGCATTGGGGCTGGATTTTGTCGAATCAATCCGTAAACTTGTTAACCGGGCAGAAAAAGACGGGGATGCAAACGAGTATAAATATTCATTCTCTACTATTGATTGGCTTGCGCCGATTCCTAGAACGCCGAAGAATATTATTTGCGTGGGGAAAAACTATTTTGATCATGCAACTGAAATGGGTGACGAAGCAGCGCCTGAAAAGTTAATGATATTCACAAAGTCGCCAACAACAATTGCCGCGGATGAACAACAATTACCCATCCATTCTGAAGTGACGGACAACCTTGATTATGAAGGGGAACTAGCGGTTGTCATTTGTAAGCAGGGACATAACATTCCTAAACAATTGGCGTATGATTATATTTTCGGATATACAATTGCGAACGATATTACCGCGCGTGATATTCAAACAGCGCACGGGCAATTTTTTCTTGGGAAGAGTTTAAATGGGAGCTGTCCTATGGGACCATATTTGGTCACCAAAGATGAACTTCCAAACCCTAATAATTTATCAATTGTTACGAAAGTCAATGATGAAATACGACAAAATAGCAATACTGAAGTAATGATATTTAAAATCGATCAAATTATTGCCGAAGTTTCACGATTTGTAACATTGGAGCCGGGCGATGTCATTTTGACAGGTACGCCGTCCGGTGTTGGAAAAGGGATGAATCCGCCTGTTTTCTTGAAAGAAGAGGATACGGTTAATATTTCAATTGAAGGAATCGGCACACTTTCAAATCGTTTTGTGTAA
- a CDS encoding CoA-disulfide reductase: MKVVVIGAVAGGSTVASQIRRVLPNAEITLIGREKKIGYGTCGLPYVIGGLIEDETKVGGPSPHKFGEKRDISMLTRHEATSIDRESKTVEIQNLDTDEIFTRSYDKLILSTGGKSRVPEIKGLGKLPLITLKSYTDMEYILKFIEREKPKSCAIIGGGFIGIELAENFRRLGLKTAIIERNDRVMKAMDKDISDILYKEMVDNGVEFYFNDGIERVEDTKLIMKNGMNFEVDFIAASIGIIPNTSLAESIGLTIGETKGIVVNDYMQTNDPDIYAIGDVAETSDWHTGKPKRVQLAWHAHRQAYIVASHLSENPVKINGFLGSTITKLFSLTAGMTGHSEQSLTDEGIEFETVTYQGRTNAGYYPDHGTIDLRVHYDRNSRLLLGGQAVGDKGVDKRIDVIATAMMGNMTVDDLAALELSYSPPYSSPKDPVNMLGYKAK; the protein is encoded by the coding sequence GTGAAAGTAGTCGTAATCGGTGCTGTCGCTGGAGGATCTACTGTTGCATCGCAAATTAGACGTGTTCTTCCAAATGCTGAAATCACACTAATTGGTCGCGAAAAGAAAATCGGTTATGGGACATGCGGATTACCGTATGTTATCGGCGGATTAATAGAAGATGAAACAAAAGTGGGCGGCCCTTCTCCTCATAAATTTGGTGAGAAACGCGATATTTCAATGCTCACCCGCCATGAAGCAACGTCGATTGACCGAGAATCGAAAACAGTGGAAATCCAAAATCTTGATACGGATGAAATTTTCACGCGCTCATACGATAAACTGATTTTGTCGACAGGCGGAAAATCACGTGTACCAGAAATTAAAGGGCTAGGAAAGTTGCCTTTGATCACTTTGAAAAGCTATACCGATATGGAATATATCCTGAAGTTTATCGAACGAGAAAAGCCGAAATCATGCGCGATTATCGGCGGCGGCTTTATTGGTATCGAACTTGCCGAGAACTTCAGGCGTTTAGGTCTTAAAACTGCGATTATCGAACGAAATGATCGGGTCATGAAAGCGATGGATAAAGATATATCGGATATCCTATACAAGGAAATGGTAGATAATGGCGTCGAATTTTATTTTAATGATGGGATCGAGCGCGTTGAAGATACGAAATTGATTATGAAAAACGGGATGAATTTTGAAGTCGATTTTATCGCGGCAAGTATTGGTATCATTCCGAATACATCGCTTGCTGAAAGCATTGGATTAACAATTGGTGAAACAAAAGGTATTGTTGTAAATGACTATATGCAAACGAATGACCCTGATATCTATGCGATTGGCGATGTCGCGGAAACTTCTGATTGGCATACAGGTAAGCCTAAAAGAGTTCAGCTTGCTTGGCATGCCCATCGTCAAGCTTATATTGTAGCAAGTCATCTCAGTGAAAACCCTGTAAAAATCAATGGATTTCTCGGCTCGACAATAACAAAACTATTTTCACTAACAGCGGGAATGACAGGTCACTCTGAACAAAGCCTGACTGATGAAGGCATCGAATTTGAAACGGTTACCTATCAAGGCCGAACCAATGCGGGCTATTACCCGGATCACGGAACAATTGACTTACGCGTCCATTATGATCGTAATTCACGTTTATTGTTAGGCGGACAAGCTGTTGGCGATAAAGGCGTCGATAAGCGCATTGACGTAATTGCAACTGCAATGATGGGCAATATGACTGTCGATGATTTAGCCGCACTCGAACTTAGTTACTCTCCCCCATATTCCTCACCGAAAGATCCGGTGAATATGCTTGGTTATAAAGCGAAATAA